Proteins from a genomic interval of Chryseobacterium indologenes:
- a CDS encoding TonB-dependent siderophore receptor, translated as MITNNFYYQGIIHFIPQSPVRLFSVAFVTVSTVFHSQSRHPDTLSTAVQTVEIIGRKSKDYTSDYSFAATKIAMKNKDLPLSLNTVTKELITDRQAFQLGDVMKNVNGVSPSSYYNQYNIRGISQNEEGQIINGMRTRQYYFLQPMTSNIERVEVFKGPASITMSSADPGGTINMVTKKPLSVSRHEISLSGGSYDTFRIAADLTGPLNKSKTLLYRFNGAYQNAQSFREHVKNSGILFSPSVTFVPNEKTSVNVEMIFNDLYGNLDRGQPIFGAVAGKTDLNSTPRTLNLGAPDDFFKTRDLMIMGSVAHHFNRSVSFNASYMKQYWRENLQEHRTTNSFVPDMNNKPISNLAMMQFVQRKQKWAVDNINAYFNFTFKTGPVHHQALIGYDNQIWEKRKGGQQNAARGFLLKDGSVVSSYNPAKAADYQTVNYNGILLPKPNVDPFDLTPGAENHQGADFNTINITTALPSALTTTHAAYIQHLLTWKKFKILSGIREEWFQDTTNFRENNESSFKNNKLLYRFGITYSLTDHLNLYGTYLTGYQPQSNTVTLMPNTSSLSGSESAARFKPLTSDLKELGIKAQLSGKISLNIAVYEINQRNILINANNPSEPDELVQRGADRSRGFEAELTGYILPQWHIYGGYSCIDAKILDDTNPDLVGKRKENTSKHSVNVWTRYNFSAINAVKDFGVGIGVLYQSSKVPWFTRSFEIPAYTTIDAAIYYSPPSSHIQLSFNLNNITNRVYWIGAQNYLRLFPGAPRNYLLTATYKF; from the coding sequence ATGATTACCAATAATTTTTATTATCAGGGGATAATTCACTTTATTCCCCAAAGTCCTGTGAGGCTCTTCAGTGTAGCATTCGTCACAGTATCCACAGTATTTCATTCTCAATCCCGCCATCCGGATACTTTATCAACAGCGGTACAAACTGTCGAAATCATTGGAAGAAAGTCTAAAGACTATACTTCAGATTATTCTTTTGCGGCGACTAAGATTGCTATGAAAAACAAGGATCTTCCTTTAAGTCTTAACACCGTTACAAAGGAACTGATCACAGATCGCCAGGCCTTCCAGCTTGGAGATGTTATGAAAAATGTAAATGGAGTATCTCCTTCCAGTTATTATAATCAATACAATATCAGAGGCATCAGCCAAAATGAAGAAGGACAGATTATCAACGGAATGCGAACAAGGCAGTATTACTTTTTACAGCCTATGACTTCCAATATTGAACGCGTGGAGGTTTTCAAAGGGCCTGCAAGTATTACCATGTCCAGTGCCGATCCCGGAGGAACCATCAATATGGTAACAAAAAAACCGCTGTCAGTTTCCAGGCATGAGATCAGCTTATCAGGGGGCAGCTATGACACCTTTCGTATAGCAGCAGACCTTACCGGGCCCTTAAACAAAAGCAAAACCCTTCTCTACCGTTTTAACGGAGCCTATCAGAATGCGCAGTCATTCAGGGAGCACGTCAAAAACAGTGGTATTCTCTTCTCTCCTTCCGTGACATTTGTTCCCAATGAAAAAACATCTGTCAATGTGGAGATGATTTTTAATGATCTGTATGGAAATCTGGACCGTGGGCAACCTATTTTTGGGGCGGTAGCCGGTAAAACTGACCTCAACAGTACGCCCAGAACATTGAATCTCGGTGCTCCGGACGACTTTTTTAAAACCAGAGATCTTATGATCATGGGAAGTGTAGCTCATCATTTTAACCGATCAGTCAGCTTCAATGCCTCTTATATGAAACAGTACTGGCGGGAAAACCTCCAGGAACACAGAACAACCAATTCTTTTGTTCCGGATATGAATAATAAACCTATATCGAATCTGGCTATGATGCAGTTTGTTCAAAGGAAGCAAAAATGGGCCGTAGATAATATCAATGCTTATTTTAATTTCACTTTCAAAACCGGACCTGTACACCATCAGGCATTAATAGGATATGACAACCAGATCTGGGAAAAACGGAAGGGAGGCCAGCAAAATGCCGCAAGAGGTTTTCTTTTAAAAGACGGGTCTGTAGTTTCATCTTACAATCCTGCAAAGGCTGCTGATTATCAAACCGTCAATTACAACGGGATCCTTTTGCCTAAACCCAATGTCGATCCGTTTGATCTGACGCCGGGAGCGGAGAATCATCAGGGAGCGGATTTTAACACAATTAATATCACTACAGCGCTCCCTTCAGCACTTACCACTACCCACGCTGCTTATATACAGCATCTTCTCACCTGGAAAAAGTTTAAAATATTATCCGGCATACGTGAGGAATGGTTTCAGGATACTACGAATTTCAGAGAGAACAATGAATCTTCTTTTAAAAATAACAAATTGCTGTACCGCTTCGGAATCACTTACAGTTTGACGGATCATCTTAATCTGTACGGGACATACCTTACCGGCTATCAACCGCAATCCAATACGGTCACCTTAATGCCGAATACCTCTTCTCTTTCCGGTTCTGAATCTGCAGCAAGATTTAAACCTTTAACCTCAGACCTTAAAGAACTGGGTATCAAAGCTCAGCTTTCCGGAAAGATATCATTGAATATTGCAGTATATGAAATTAACCAGAGAAATATTCTGATTAATGCCAATAATCCGTCAGAACCTGATGAACTTGTACAGCGTGGTGCGGACCGCAGCCGTGGATTTGAAGCCGAGCTGACAGGATATATTCTTCCTCAGTGGCATATTTACGGAGGATACAGTTGTATTGATGCTAAAATACTGGATGATACCAATCCCGATCTTGTTGGAAAAAGAAAGGAAAACACATCTAAACATTCTGTCAATGTGTGGACACGCTATAATTTTTCCGCAATCAATGCTGTAAAAGATTTTGGAGTTGGTATAGGTGTACTTTACCAGAGCTCCAAGGTACCATGGTTTACGAGAAGCTTTGAAATTCCTGCTTATACAACAATAGATGCGGCCATCTATTACAGTCCTCCGTCATCTCATATTCAACTGTCTTTCAATCTGAATAATATAACCAACAGGGTATACTGGATCGGAGCGCAGAACTACCTGAGATTATTTCCGGGAGCCCCAAGAAATTACTTACTAACTGCTACTTATAAATTTTAA
- a CDS encoding DUF3526 domain-containing protein, translating into MAISNVKLIVKKTWQDLFNGKQNLLITITVLLFCMLSIGIGYTKYTDNFSKIKEYRKEVRENWEHRPDKHPHRMAHYGYLVFRMGHPLSIFDNGLDDYLGNVIFLEAHKQNTANLSEAASSGTLVRFGAFSSAFILQSIVPLIIIFSGFGLVVQERENATLKIISVQGASGRDLIWGKILGLWFFSLCFLIPVIPVVFLAASMSGTTGLADILQRLSFLLPGYMIYYFFISTLTVVVSANSKTTSSALISLIGFWLLFIIILPKGIQFAAHNLYPAPSRIAFETHLEKDILKAGDSHNPDDPHFKKIKDSLLAYYKVSTTNELPFNYGGFVMKEGEKISSSIYIRHQKKLQDLYQQQQDLTDISGFINPAIAIKNFSMMVTGTDFFSYTQFQKQAEKYRYQMAQHLNDLQIEHISNIKPEKGGPPAIIDHDNWKKFPDFDYQYTSLSDSIKKQSIPVIALLVWLIICITVIEISGRKLKLI; encoded by the coding sequence ATGGCGATTTCAAATGTAAAACTGATCGTAAAAAAGACCTGGCAGGACCTGTTTAACGGGAAGCAAAACCTGCTTATCACGATCACTGTACTCCTATTCTGTATGCTGAGCATTGGCATAGGATATACAAAGTACACTGATAATTTTTCAAAAATAAAAGAATACCGGAAAGAGGTCCGGGAAAACTGGGAACACAGGCCCGATAAGCATCCTCACCGTATGGCACATTATGGTTATCTGGTTTTCCGTATGGGTCATCCTCTGAGTATTTTTGATAACGGACTGGATGATTATCTTGGAAACGTCATATTTCTGGAGGCTCATAAACAGAACACCGCCAATCTTTCGGAAGCCGCAAGCTCAGGCACTCTGGTCAGATTCGGAGCATTCAGCAGCGCATTTATCCTGCAGAGTATAGTTCCTCTGATTATTATTTTTTCCGGATTTGGCTTAGTTGTACAGGAACGGGAGAATGCAACTTTAAAAATCATCAGTGTCCAGGGGGCTTCAGGAAGAGATCTTATCTGGGGAAAAATACTGGGACTCTGGTTCTTTTCTCTATGTTTCCTGATTCCGGTGATTCCCGTTGTTTTTTTAGCTGCATCCATGTCAGGGACTACAGGCCTGGCTGATATTTTACAAAGATTGTCTTTTTTGTTACCGGGTTATATGATCTATTATTTTTTCATCAGTACGTTGACCGTTGTTGTTTCTGCCAACAGTAAAACTACTTCTTCAGCACTGATCAGCCTTATCGGTTTCTGGCTTCTTTTCATCATTATTTTACCGAAAGGAATTCAGTTTGCCGCACACAACCTCTATCCGGCTCCTTCCCGAATTGCTTTTGAGACCCATCTCGAAAAGGATATTTTAAAAGCAGGAGACAGTCATAATCCCGATGACCCTCATTTTAAAAAAATCAAAGATTCTTTACTGGCTTATTATAAGGTAAGCACGACCAACGAGCTCCCTTTTAACTATGGAGGATTTGTAATGAAAGAAGGGGAAAAAATAAGTTCATCCATCTATATCAGGCACCAGAAAAAACTGCAGGACCTGTATCAGCAACAACAGGATCTTACAGATATTTCAGGGTTTATCAACCCGGCAATTGCCATCAAAAATTTTTCCATGATGGTTACAGGAACAGACTTTTTCTCTTATACCCAATTTCAAAAACAGGCTGAAAAATACCGTTATCAAATGGCTCAACATCTAAATGATCTGCAGATTGAGCACATCAGCAATATAAAACCGGAAAAAGGCGGTCCGCCTGCGATCATTGATCATGATAACTGGAAGAAATTCCCGGATTTTGATTATCAGTATACTTCTTTGTCTGATAGTATAAAAAAACAGTCAATACCTGTAATTGCATTGCTTGTATGGTTGATTATATGCATCACCGTAATTGAAATAAGTGGAAGAAAATTAAAATTAATCTAA
- a CDS encoding DUF3526 domain-containing protein: protein MNHYLYTQFYRNKAYTIALLFLFLAGLMAIFTGKKFLDRNEDVISKSGTFQRESIERNTRFHKDDLGLVLYYIKFNLVNETPRLAALNIGMRDLNPSIQGVTIRNLEEQRYNSDFYNPANAAAGNFDFSFVVVFLFPLVIVAFCYNLISEEEERGTWKLLAVQSGNLKKIMDHKMLIRFLAISSVYVALLIIALVWIEIPLNKYCIAFMVSGWLYIVFWFTLCRWVISFRKSSAQNALILLIVWVSMNFIIPMSSNILIQKMYPVHESLKAVIQQRDGYHNKWDEAKRPTMEKFYKVYPQYRNFIVEENDSFSWTWYYAMQHMGDLESSESSKEYTEKMQKRNDAAVYLGYLLPNLHTQLVESHLAKTDMNNHLQYSSAMRKFHEEKDYSFIRLFFQEKMPIL, encoded by the coding sequence ATGAATCATTATTTATATACCCAATTTTATCGCAATAAAGCGTACACCATTGCTTTGTTATTTTTATTTCTGGCAGGCCTTATGGCAATTTTCACCGGGAAAAAATTTCTGGATCGAAATGAGGATGTCATTTCAAAAAGCGGAACATTTCAAAGGGAAAGTATCGAAAGGAATACCAGATTTCATAAGGATGATCTGGGTCTGGTTCTTTATTACATCAAATTTAACCTGGTTAATGAAACTCCCAGACTGGCTGCTCTAAATATCGGCATGAGAGACCTGAATCCTTCCATACAGGGAGTAACCATCCGAAATCTGGAGGAACAGCGATACAATTCAGATTTTTATAATCCGGCTAATGCTGCGGCAGGAAATTTCGACTTTAGTTTCGTTGTGGTTTTCCTTTTTCCATTGGTTATTGTGGCGTTTTGCTATAACCTGATTTCTGAGGAAGAAGAAAGGGGAACGTGGAAGCTTCTGGCCGTACAAAGCGGAAATTTAAAAAAAATAATGGACCATAAGATGTTGATACGGTTTCTGGCAATCTCTTCAGTTTACGTGGCTTTGCTCATTATTGCTTTAGTTTGGATAGAAATACCTTTAAACAAATATTGTATCGCTTTTATGGTCAGTGGATGGCTTTATATTGTATTTTGGTTTACCTTGTGCCGCTGGGTTATTTCCTTTAGAAAATCATCTGCCCAAAATGCATTGATACTGCTTATTGTATGGGTAAGCATGAATTTTATTATTCCCATGAGCAGCAATATTCTGATTCAGAAGATGTATCCTGTGCATGAATCGCTGAAAGCGGTAATACAGCAAAGAGACGGCTATCATAATAAATGGGATGAGGCCAAACGTCCTACTATGGAAAAGTTTTACAAAGTGTATCCCCAATACAGAAATTTTATCGTTGAAGAAAATGACTCTTTCAGCTGGACCTGGTATTACGCTATGCAGCATATGGGTGATCTTGAATCTTCAGAATCTTCAAAAGAGTATACGGAGAAAATGCAAAAAAGAAATGATGCCGCTGTTTATCTTGGCTATCTGCTCCCGAATCTTCATACTCAGCTTGTGGAGAGTCACCTGGCAAAAACTGATATGAACAATCATTTACAATATTCTTCTGCAATGAGAAAATTTCATGAAGAAAAAGATTATTCTTTTATCCGCTTATTTTTTCAGGAAAAAATGCCGATTCTATAG
- a CDS encoding ABC transporter ATP-binding protein, producing MLKTTYLHKKYNDFTALHSLNLEVKKGEIFALLGQNGAGKSTTINIILGLINATSGDAFINGISVKDHPQKIKQHLAYIPETVLLYPNLTGIENLDFFSKIAGFTYHKEELSALLLRTGLQETAHHKALGGYSKGMRQKVGIAIALAKDAKVLLLDEPTSGLDPIATAEFTEIVRQLGREGRTVLMATHDIFNAASVATHIGIMKQGELVQNVPSKAFTAQELQELYLKTM from the coding sequence ATGTTAAAAACGACCTACTTACATAAAAAATACAACGACTTTACAGCCCTTCATTCCCTTAATCTGGAAGTAAAGAAAGGGGAAATATTTGCGCTTCTGGGACAAAACGGAGCGGGCAAAAGTACTACAATCAATATTATTCTGGGACTGATTAATGCCACATCCGGTGATGCATTTATCAATGGTATTTCGGTAAAAGATCATCCTCAAAAGATCAAGCAGCATTTAGCCTATATTCCGGAAACAGTACTTTTATACCCAAATTTGACAGGAATAGAGAACCTTGACTTTTTCTCTAAAATTGCTGGATTTACTTATCACAAAGAAGAATTATCAGCATTACTGCTGCGTACCGGCCTTCAGGAAACAGCGCATCATAAAGCATTGGGAGGATATTCAAAAGGAATGCGCCAAAAAGTAGGAATTGCCATTGCTCTTGCCAAAGATGCAAAAGTACTTCTCCTGGATGAGCCTACGAGCGGACTCGATCCGATCGCTACTGCAGAATTTACAGAAATTGTGCGTCAGCTGGGCAGAGAAGGCAGAACGGTTCTGATGGCAACTCATGATATTTTTAATGCAGCAAGTGTAGCCACGCATATTGGGATCATGAAGCAGGGTGAACTGGTGCAAAATGTACCTTCCAAAGCATTTACAGCACAGGAATTACAGGAGCTATATCTTAAAACAATGTAA
- a CDS encoding MarR family transcriptional regulator: MNYTLIKDFMVLLEEFETEVQARPDSYPGTLQGFKTWMFDKENPVLQDNPDEPYWEGKENGRTPESAINTLLVHLNRYAKTYSKSAIANSEFSTQEDFIYLINLKAFGQMTKMELIKKNIHDKPVGMLIIARLLRQGWVEQIESDIDKRSKLIHISEAGLVALERQMEKIRKATNIVAGNLSHHEKMDLIRILNKLDRFHYPIFSRNIQPNELIAKVYEEYSMG, encoded by the coding sequence ATGAATTATACACTTATCAAAGACTTTATGGTATTGCTGGAAGAGTTTGAAACAGAAGTTCAGGCCCGGCCAGACTCCTATCCCGGGACTCTTCAGGGATTTAAGACATGGATGTTTGATAAAGAAAATCCCGTACTACAGGACAATCCGGATGAACCCTACTGGGAAGGCAAAGAAAATGGGCGTACCCCTGAAAGTGCCATTAATACGTTACTTGTTCATCTCAACCGATACGCAAAGACCTATTCAAAATCGGCCATTGCAAATTCTGAATTTTCAACCCAGGAAGACTTTATTTATCTGATCAATCTGAAGGCTTTCGGACAGATGACCAAAATGGAACTCATTAAAAAGAATATTCACGATAAACCTGTAGGAATGTTGATCATTGCCCGACTGCTCCGCCAGGGCTGGGTAGAACAGATTGAATCTGATATCGATAAACGCAGTAAACTTATTCATATTTCAGAAGCTGGGCTGGTTGCCTTAGAAAGGCAGATGGAAAAAATTCGTAAAGCGACCAATATTGTTGCGGGAAACCTTTCCCACCATGAAAAGATGGATCTCATCCGTATTCTGAATAAACTGGATCGTTTTCATTACCCGATTTTCTCCAGAAATATACAACCTAATGAGCTTATAGCAAAAGTATATGAAGAGTACTCTATGGGATAA
- a CDS encoding Crp/Fnr family transcriptional regulator translates to MIISEDLLLAYGANYETFEANETIFHEGNLPKFYFQISHGIVELNNYHEDGKEFTQNILSDGQSFGESFLFDDKVYPTNATAKTACTVIKLCKTDFFNLLNQNQDVSSRMFKCIADRLYYKYVMLFNVSSPDPVLKIKTVMDCLKGDHDHHKHSFQIPLTRQQLANLTGLRVETVIRTIKKMHNINLVKVHNRKIFY, encoded by the coding sequence ATGATAATAAGTGAAGATTTATTATTGGCCTATGGTGCAAATTATGAAACCTTTGAAGCAAATGAAACTATTTTTCACGAAGGTAATCTGCCCAAGTTTTATTTTCAGATTAGTCATGGTATTGTTGAACTTAATAATTATCATGAAGACGGCAAGGAGTTTACCCAAAATATTTTGTCTGACGGTCAAAGTTTTGGAGAATCGTTTCTATTTGATGATAAGGTCTATCCTACCAACGCCACAGCTAAGACGGCTTGTACCGTCATTAAGCTCTGCAAAACAGATTTTTTCAACTTACTGAATCAGAACCAGGATGTGTCTTCCAGAATGTTTAAATGTATTGCAGACAGGTTATATTACAAATATGTGATGCTGTTTAATGTATCCTCACCGGATCCGGTACTAAAGATCAAAACAGTAATGGACTGTCTCAAAGGTGATCATGATCATCATAAACATTCTTTTCAGATTCCGCTTACCCGCCAGCAATTAGCCAACCTCACCGGCTTGCGTGTCGAAACTGTGATCAGGACCATTAAGAAAATGCATAACATCAATCTGGTAAAAGTTCACAACAGAAAAATATTTTACTGA
- the hemH gene encoding ferrochelatase, translating into MAKKGILLINLGSPRSTAVEDVKEYLDEFLMDEKVIDYRWIFRALLVQGIILKTRPAKSAEAYKTVWTDEGSPLIVITKKVQQKLQKRVDVPVEIGMRYAEPSIETGIRNLVEKGVSEIVLFPLYPQYAMSTTETVIEKAEEVREKHFPDVKINYIQPFYHRELYTDCLAESIREKLPLNFDALLFSYHGVPERHIYKTDPTRTCNLNDCCSKETNPSHPFCYRHQCFNTTETVIKKLGLPKDKVIVSFQSRLGKDKWIEPYTDHTLETIPAKGIRNLAIVCPAFVSDCLETLEEISVEGKEQFIEAGGETFTYIPCLNDEDRWIKVIQTLCEEKLDQFYLV; encoded by the coding sequence TTGGCTAAAAAAGGAATTTTACTGATTAATCTTGGGTCCCCAAGATCTACGGCTGTAGAAGATGTAAAGGAATATCTTGACGAATTCCTGATGGATGAAAAGGTAATTGATTATCGCTGGATTTTCAGAGCACTTCTGGTACAGGGAATCATTTTGAAAACCCGGCCCGCAAAATCCGCTGAAGCATATAAAACGGTATGGACAGACGAAGGCTCTCCTCTGATTGTGATCACCAAAAAAGTTCAGCAAAAACTTCAAAAAAGAGTGGATGTACCGGTAGAAATTGGCATGCGATATGCGGAACCGAGTATTGAAACAGGAATCAGAAACCTGGTTGAAAAAGGGGTATCAGAGATTGTTCTTTTCCCATTGTATCCGCAATATGCGATGAGTACCACTGAAACGGTGATTGAAAAAGCGGAAGAAGTAAGGGAGAAACATTTTCCTGATGTGAAGATTAATTATATTCAGCCTTTTTACCATCGCGAGTTGTATACCGATTGTCTGGCAGAAAGCATTCGTGAGAAACTTCCCTTAAATTTTGATGCCTTATTATTTTCTTATCATGGCGTTCCCGAACGTCATATTTACAAGACAGACCCTACCAGAACCTGTAATCTGAATGATTGCTGTTCCAAAGAAACTAATCCCAGCCACCCTTTTTGCTATCGTCACCAGTGCTTTAATACCACCGAAACTGTTATTAAAAAATTAGGTCTTCCAAAAGATAAAGTTATTGTCTCCTTTCAATCGAGATTGGGAAAAGATAAATGGATCGAACCTTATACAGATCATACGTTGGAAACCATTCCTGCCAAAGGCATCAGGAACCTGGCAATAGTCTGCCCGGCTTTTGTTTCCGACTGCCTGGAAACTTTGGAAGAAATATCTGTAGAAGGAAAAGAACAGTTTATTGAAGCGGGAGGCGAAACCTTTACGTATATCCCGTGTTTAAATGATGAAGACCGCTGGATCAAGGTTATTCAAACCTTATGCGAAGAAAAACTCGATCAGTTTTATCTGGTGTAA
- a CDS encoding deoxyribodipyrimidine photo-lyase, producing the protein MNKVNVFWFRRDLRLRDNIGLHHALNSGLKVIPVFIFDTVILDQLRDKSDKRVDYIHQALQNIHEELLQHQSGLYVYHGTPAEVFEKIKDEFPIDTVFCNRDYEPQAILRDQHVAEQLSQHQIHFKDFKDQVIFEKNDIVKNDGSPYTVFTPYSKRWKEKLKKIESVTNTWTNFASYKGSSEILSLKKIGFEKTDIEYTLPVLNKNIIDYYGKYRDFPALDHTTHLGIALRFGTVSIRKCVQYASEHSEVWLNELIWREFFMQILYHFPKVVHHCFKKKYENIAWRNNEEDFKAWCEGKTGYPIVDAGMRELNETGFMHNRVRMITASFLTKHLLIDWRWGEAYFAEKLLDYDLSANNGNWQWAAGCGCDAAPYFRIFNPYEQAKKFDKNAEYVKKWLPENYKEEPVIEHTLARERALKTYKDALAD; encoded by the coding sequence ATGAATAAAGTAAATGTTTTTTGGTTCAGGAGAGATTTGAGGCTCAGAGATAATATAGGACTTCACCATGCGCTTAATTCGGGGCTGAAGGTAATTCCGGTTTTTATTTTTGATACGGTGATTCTCGATCAGCTCCGTGATAAAAGCGACAAAAGGGTAGATTACATTCATCAGGCATTGCAGAATATTCATGAAGAATTGCTACAGCATCAGTCCGGATTGTATGTATATCACGGAACTCCCGCCGAAGTTTTTGAAAAAATAAAGGATGAATTTCCCATTGATACTGTCTTTTGTAACCGGGATTATGAGCCGCAGGCTATTCTGCGTGATCAGCATGTTGCGGAACAGCTTTCTCAACATCAGATCCATTTCAAAGATTTCAAAGACCAGGTTATATTCGAGAAAAATGATATTGTAAAAAATGATGGCTCTCCCTATACCGTTTTTACTCCTTATTCAAAAAGATGGAAAGAGAAGTTAAAAAAGATTGAATCTGTTACCAATACATGGACAAATTTTGCATCGTATAAAGGCTCTTCAGAAATTCTTTCGTTGAAAAAAATCGGATTTGAAAAAACAGATATTGAATATACTTTGCCTGTTTTGAATAAAAACATAATAGATTATTACGGAAAATATCGTGATTTTCCAGCCCTGGACCATACTACACATCTGGGGATCGCCCTTCGCTTCGGGACTGTTTCGATCAGAAAATGTGTACAATATGCCTCTGAGCATAGTGAAGTGTGGCTTAATGAACTGATCTGGAGAGAATTTTTTATGCAGATTCTCTATCATTTTCCAAAAGTTGTACATCATTGTTTTAAAAAGAAATATGAAAATATAGCCTGGAGAAATAATGAAGAAGATTTTAAGGCCTGGTGCGAAGGTAAAACCGGATATCCCATCGTAGATGCCGGAATGCGGGAACTTAATGAAACAGGATTTATGCACAACAGGGTACGAATGATTACAGCAAGTTTCCTTACCAAACATTTGCTTATCGATTGGCGTTGGGGTGAAGCCTATTTTGCTGAAAAATTATTGGATTATGACCTGTCAGCTAACAATGGAAACTGGCAGTGGGCAGCCGGTTGTGGCTGTGATGCCGCTCCTTATTTCAGAATATTCAATCCGTATGAACAGGCAAAAAAGTTTGATAAAAACGCCGAATATGTGAAAAAATGGCTTCCCGAAAATTATAAAGAAGAACCGGTTATAGAACATACACTTGCAAGAGAACGGGCATTGAAAACCTACAAAGACGCTTTGGCAGACTAA
- a CDS encoding response regulator, with protein sequence MSKKRILIFDDDTAILEVVTIIFEENGYDVKISETSHDIIEKVAEYKPDVILMDNWIPKIGGVEATKLLKSNEEFRHIPVIYVTANNDIVALAAEAQADDYVSKPFNLDDLEEIVAKHMKEQA encoded by the coding sequence ATGAGTAAAAAGAGAATTTTAATTTTTGACGATGACACTGCTATTTTAGAAGTCGTGACTATCATATTTGAGGAGAACGGGTATGATGTCAAGATTTCAGAGACGTCTCATGATATTATTGAGAAAGTTGCAGAGTACAAGCCGGACGTTATTCTTATGGATAACTGGATTCCGAAAATCGGAGGAGTGGAAGCGACGAAACTTCTTAAGAGCAATGAGGAGTTCAGGCATATTCCCGTGATTTACGTAACGGCAAATAACGACATCGTTGCTTTAGCAGCTGAAGCTCAGGCGGATGATTATGTTTCAAAACCTTTTAATCTGGATGATCTGGAAGAAATTGTTGCCAAGCATATGAAAGAACAGGCATAA
- a CDS encoding chemotaxis protein CheB, with protein sequence MKPQTNIELIIIGGSAGSLQVIIEMIKKLNDTLTVPMVLVLHRKAQSGNILQTLLQQFTRIPVVEIEDKTEVRENTIYIVPADYHVLFENRKNMSLDSSEKMNYSRPSIDVSFRSAAEIYGENMIAVLLSGANADGVEGLSHIKRNNGKVWIQDPETAEVDYMPRHAKEEIDYDLIIKPADLADYINRLSYN encoded by the coding sequence ATGAAGCCACAAACAAACATAGAACTGATCATCATCGGTGGATCCGCAGGCAGTTTGCAGGTCATTATTGAGATGATCAAGAAATTGAATGACACCCTTACAGTTCCGATGGTACTGGTACTTCACCGCAAAGCCCAGTCAGGTAATATTCTGCAGACTTTACTGCAGCAGTTTACCAGGATACCGGTTGTAGAAATTGAAGATAAAACAGAGGTCAGGGAGAATACCATATATATTGTTCCTGCTGATTATCACGTATTGTTTGAGAATAGGAAAAATATGTCACTCGACAGTTCGGAAAAGATGAATTATTCCCGTCCGTCTATAGATGTTTCCTTCAGGTCGGCAGCAGAGATTTACGGCGAGAATATGATTGCTGTCCTCTTATCGGGAGCTAATGCTGACGGCGTGGAAGGTTTAAGTCATATTAAGAGAAACAACGGAAAGGTCTGGATACAGGATCCGGAAACCGCAGAAGTGGACTACATGCCCAGACATGCCAAAGAAGAAATTGATTATGATCTCATTATAAAACCCGCTGACTTGGCAGATTACATCAATCGATTATCATACAACTGA